TTTGCTAGCATCTAAGATATTAAGCTGCATCGTGTTACTCGTGCAGAGAAACTAAAAAAATTGAGAATACAAAGCATCTTGACGGTTAAGAGCAATTTTTGAATAGTGTTCATAGCAAATTTCAAATTGGTGAATATTACAACACAAGTCTCAAACTCAGGGATCAAAAATATTTTTCTTAACAAAGAATAAAAAATCAGGTTTAATTGATGAGCGATTTAAGAGTTTGGTTTGAAGACTACACTAGAGCTTTATTTCGTTCTCTACCCTTGTTATGGACAGCAGCACCGAAGGAAATGGTCTTTCTCGTTGCTGTCACTTTATTACAGGGGTTTCTCCCTGCTATAAGTGTTTGGATTACCAAGCTAGTGGTAGATACTGTAACAACGGCCTTGACATCGGGCAGAGAATTAAGCTACTCAATGTTGTGGCCTTTGGTAGCGGGATGGGTAGGAGCCTTGTTACTAGAGACGCTCTTGTATCCTTGGGTATTCGCACTTCAAGGAAATCTCAATGACAAGTTAACGGCTCACATTAGCTTATTGTTAATGGGTAAAGCTGATACTTTTCCAGACCTGAGCCGTTTTGAAGATTCTCAGTTTTATGATGAACTACAACTTCTCCAAGAACAAGTCAGCTATAAGCCGTTGAACTTACTGGAGAATTTGGTTGAATTAGGTCGGTCTTTTGTGACACTCATTGTGATAGTTGGGCTACTAATTCCCCTAGCTTTTTGGATACCACTGGTGATTGCGATCGCTACCATACCCCAAATAGTAGTTTCTTCCCAGTATGGAAAAGCTATTTGGCTAACTTTATTTGAGAACAGTCCTCAAGCTAGGAGAATGGAGTATTACACTTCGGTGATGCTCACTGATACCTATGCCAAAGAAATGAGGTTGTTTCAGCTAGGTTCGTTTTTTACCGGGCGTTACCTGCAAGCATTCCAGTCTTTACATCAATCTATGCGCCATCTGAGGGGCAAGCAAGCATTTTGGTCATCTAGCTTAGCTATTCTAAGTACTTTAGGGAATGGTTTTTCTTTTTACTGGGTAGTACAAAAGGCTTTCAGCGGAAACTTTAGCCCAGGAAGTGTACTTCTGTTCGTACAGTCATTAACTTACTTCCAGAATAATCTAGAAAGATTTATTGCTAATTGGCTGGATCTGTTTGAAAATATTCTTTATATGCAGCAGTTTTTCAACTTTCTCGATAGTCCAATCCCAATGCCGCTGAGCATACCTGGAGAGAAAGTACCAACTCCGATTCGTTCAAGCATTACTTTTGAAAAAGTTGACTTTTGCTACCCAGATGGTCGATTAGCCCTCAAAGATATTTCTTTTACCCTATACCCTAGGCAAACAGTAGCCATAGTAGGAGAAAATGGAGCTGGTAAAACTACTCTAGTTAAGCTGTTGACTAGATTATACGATCCAACTACAGGAAGTATTTTAGTTGATGGCATAGACTTGAGAAATTTAAATTTAGAGCAGTGGCGACAGCAAATTGCTGGAGTTTTTCAGGACTTTGGTCACTATGCGCTCACACTGGGAGAAAATATCGCTTTAGGAAACCTAGCAGCCCTAGAGCGTCCAGATATTCTGAGATATGCAATTGAAAAAGCCGATATTGCCAAACTAGTTGATCATTTTCCCACAAAAGAGGATACACCGCTGGGCAAGCAGTTTGGCGGTACAGAACTTTCTGCAGGTCAATGGCAAAAGTTAGCTCTGGCTCGTGCTTTTGTCCGCCAAGAAGCCCAACTATTACTTCTGGACGAGCCTACTGCTGCGCTTGACCCCCGCAGCGAGTCTGATCTCTACCTTCGTTTTATTGAGCTAACTGAGGGCAAAACTACCATCCTGATTACCCACAGATTGGCTTCAGTACGAATGGCTGACCGAATCTTAGTCCTTAAAGCTGGCCATTTAATTGAGGATGGCACTCATCAGGAACTTTTACAGCATGGAGGCGAATATACTACACTGTGGAATATGCAGGCACAACAGTACGGCATTTCTGCTCAACATTGACACATTCGCTGGCTAAGGTCGGAGTGTCACCACTCCGCCTAGCTTACAGAACCGTACGTGATACCAATTCACGAAAATCTTGATACATATAAATTTCTCGTAGGGACACGGCATTGCCCATTGGTGTCAACTTAAGAAGATTTTGCCCAAATTTGTTGGGTGTAAGCGTCAATCTGTCGATGGCGCTTACGCCTGGTTTTGACTAATCCAAAGAGCTTTTGATGTTCCACAAGATAGGGAACAGCGTCAGATGCCTCACCACGTAGAATAGCTTGAGAAAAATGGTATAAACCACGAAAAACCATCTCTGTAGAAATCAGGTCTAATGGTTGATTCAATGCGATGGCAACATCGATAGATAATTGATTGAGAACAGCATAAAAAATCCAAGTGGCAAAGATTTGAATTTGGACACCGTTAGTATCACCAACCCAGATATAAGCCAAACCCAAAAGTCGTTTGGTGAGCAAAAATGCGTCTTCAACACGCCAACGCCGACGATATAATTCACAGACTTACTGTGCAGATAAAATGTGCGGGTCAAGTACGTTTGTTAGGTAGTAGTACCAAGTTGAACCCCACAAAACAGAAACTAAGCGTACTTGTCGTTGACAAGGATTCGAGCGATATTCCCCTAGAGAAATAATTTCATCGCGGTAGAATGTAGCATCAGTCAAACAACGGATTACCCTATAAGCAGTTTTTTCTCGAAGTCGTGTCAAGAAAAACTTATTAGATGCGGTAAACGCATCGAACCAAGGGAATTTAAAAAACCCTAAATCAAAAATTAGTAATCCACCAATTGGCAGGCGCTCTAGTAATTGCTCACACCAGATTTTATCGTTAGCTTTACTGTTGTTTGTATACCAGGTTGTTACGGGATGATGATGAAATGCCTCTACCACCATCATGATTTTCCCAGCAAGTGTTTTTTGTTGTCCTTGCAGTGCTTTGAGTTTTCTTCTGAGTGCTTCTAGTGTTGACCCATCTGCAATCCAGATTGCTGTGAATTTTCCACATACTAGCTGCCAATTCTCTGGTACTGCCTGATTTTTTGGTTGTGTACTAATTCTTGCCATTACTTGCTCAAATATTTGTGCAAACAGTTCTATTGGCAATGTTCGCAATCTTTTTGACAATGCTTGGGTACTTACCAACATTGGTTCTACCCATAACAATCCTTCTTGTGACAAGACCCTCATTACTTCTCTTAATCCCGGAATCTGTCGATAGACTAAACTCACAACGATCGCCATCATCACTGGCAGAGTCAATATTCTGTCTCGCCATTTTTTCTTTTGTTCTGGCTCTTGTCCTGGTTTGTGTTCATAGGATTTGAGCGGTTTAAAGTTCAGGGGCGATAGCAATGAAAATATCTGTTTCTCGATTTCCTCTATCGGTGGCGCTGGGATATGTTTTTGTTGCCGTAGGTCTGGGTTGCCAATTCTAGCTGGTCTTTTCCTCGCCATGATGTATCACTAAGAACATCTCTATAGATGTTCTTAGATTACATCTGATCCTCACTTTTTGCTTAAGTTGACACCAATGGGCATTGCCGTGTCCCTACCAAAGTATTTGTATCATTCTTAAAGTGAAATGGTAAGCTAATCAGCATTTAAGCTGCAACATAGCTGAAATTAGTTTTATGTTTGATTTTCCGATGCCACTTAATCACTAACTCGCCTTGATTCAACAACTTATCTAGCAGTGTTTGTAATTCATCTACTGATTTAAATAAGCGATGAGCAATATATTCTTTACATGAATGCCAAACTAATTCGATAATGTTATAGTCAGGGCTATAAGCAGGCAAGAACTCTAAAATAAAATTCGGGAACTCTTGGGATATTTTAGCTAGAATATCTTTGCGTTTATGAAAACTAGCATTGTCTAAAATTAAAATTATCTTTGGCCCATACTTCGAGAAATCTTTACCCACATTTCCTTTACTTACCCACTCTTGTTTTATTAGTTCATTTAATTGTTGTAATTGCTCATAAAAAATATCTGCATTTCCCTTTTTTACAAAAAAGCATACGCGTTTCCGGTCTAATTCTCGAATTGCTCCCATGACGTTTACTCGACCACAACGTCGTTGTCCTGGAATATTCTTGCGTTTTCCTTTTTTACCCCAACCCTTGCGACGAATCACGCGTAAACTAAAACCACTCGTCGCGCGGGTACGCGCGCCCGCTACGCTAACGTCCAAAACCATACCTGCAAACGCTCTGGCTGTTCTCGCGCTATTGATAAATATTGAGCAAGTTTTTCTTTAAACTTCGCTCTCTCTATTGGGTTTTGTTTATCTTCCAGGTTATACTTAGCCCAGATATAGCTATACTTTTTTCGCTTTAATATCCTCCTTACTTGAGAGCTACTTAAATCAATTCCTGTTTTTTCGGTTAAATATGTAGCTAGTCGCTCTGCTGTCCATTTTCCAAATTCATACCCTAAATCTGAGGGTTCTTGGTCAACAGTTTTTAATAACAGTTCAATATATTCAGGCGTAGCTTTTCGGTAATATTCGTCCTCTCTTTTATTATGTAGAGTTTCCAAATTATCAGGATCACCGTGCATACACCAATATGCTACTGTTCTATGCGAACAACCTAAAAATTTAGCAATCTCGTATTGTGGTTTCCCATCATTCTGTAGCAGAATAATGAGAATTCTTTCCCTGACGTGTGGCTGCTCGCTCTCTTTCAGAGCTTGTTGTAGCTTACTAACTTGTGACGGCGTTAAAAAGTTCTTGGCTGGTGGTGGCATCTTTGCTTTGAAACGTCTTCATCTTTCTATTATGCAACTTACGTGCCGATTAGCTTATGAGTTAGGGTAGGTAGCCAGCGAGTTACCAGTATTGGCACTTTTCCAATCAGCCCCCTCCAAACTACGCATGAGCTTTTCTTCAATCGCGCCCGTTGAGCGCTCACTTCTTGTACCAATAAAAATTTATGTAATTTTATTACTCAGTAAAAAAGCAAAACCCTTGATTTAGCCATAAAAGCTGATAAAAATCAGGTAGCCTTGTGGCGCATCTTTTGACTTTATCTGAGCTTCTACGTAGAGGTGCAAGATATGAGAAGAGCGATCGCCCAGTTCAATTATGAATGTGGCTTTAAGAACAATGTTGGCTTCTTTAAATTTGTAGGAATCAAGTTTCGTGAGGTCAAGGATGTTATTAACGACCTTCATGCAAGTGCGATCAACCGTTTAAAAACTCGCCAAGGCTATCAAGCAAAAATTTTACAAAATATTATTTCCAAACTGAATTAAGTTGAATTAAGTTAGTTAATAAAACCAGAAAATTAAGGGTAATTGAATACATAATTGTAAAAAGTCAGGTAAAAAATTATGGCTGTAAAAAGAGACACATCTAAAGATGGGTTAGGCAACAAACTTCAGATATACCTTCTAACAAACTTTAAAGGTATTTGGAAATTTCTCCAAAGCAACAAATATATTGCACGTAAAGTTAATAAAGCTTTGCTTAACAGTCTCATCTATAAAATTCCGACTCGTCCTAATCCCTACAGTATGATGATTCTAGATGAGCATATTCCTGATACTAAAATTCCTAAGAAAACCGATACTTATACTTCCTGGGAATCACTCAACGATCGCACTTATACAGGACGACATCTACCGCCTGATCCGAAGTTAAATGCGGAGGGTAATCTACCCAACATTGAAGAGCTGGCTATTCTATTCCGTAAAAAAGATGGTAAGACTATTTATTCTACCAAATCAACTATGCTGTTTCCCTATTGGGTACAGTGGTTTACAGATAGCTTTCTTCGTCTTAATCACTACAATAAACTAAAAAATACTTCAAACCATGAAATTAATTTGTGTAATGTTTATGGTTTAACCAGAAAACAAACATATCTTTTAAGAAGTTTTCAAGGAGGTAAATTAAAAACTCAGAAACTTAAACGCAAAGATGGTGTAGAAGAAGAATATCCTTTATTTTATTATGCTGATCCAGCACAGAATCAAGTTAGCCCTGAATTTGAGGGGCTTTATGAACCTCTTAATGATGAAAAAAGACAGTCCGTAGATAAAAAACAATATATGTTTGCGATGGGAGTAGAACGAGCAAATGTGCAAATAGGCTATGTCATGCTCAATACTCTATGTCTTAGGGAACATAATCGTCTCTGTGATGAATTAGCAAAGAATTATCCAGATTGGGATGATGAACGCCTTTTCCAAACCGCGAGAAATATTCTCATGGCAATTATTCTTAAAATAATTATGGAAGAGTACATCAACCACATAACTCCCTATCACTTTAAGTTGTTTGCTGATCCTGAAGCTTTTACTAAGGAAAGTTGGCATCGTCCCAATTGGATGGCAATTGAGTTTGACTTTGTTTATCGCTGGCATAGTGCAATTCCAGAAACCTTTAACTATGACGGTAAACCAACCCATATTGCTGCATCTCTCTGGAACAATAAGATGTTTATTGATCAAGGTTTAGGCGCATTGATGGAGGAAACTTGTTCCCAACCAGGTACAAAAATTGGTTTATTCAACACGCCTGATATATTAGTTGAGCTAACCGAATTACCCTCAATTAGGCTGGGACGGCAGTTGCAATTGGCAAGCTACAACGATTACCGCCAAATCTGCGGTTTCCCCAGAGTGACTAGATTTGAGCAAATTACTGGTGATGAATTTGCTCAAAAGAAACTTAAAGAATTATATGGTCATGTTGATAATATTGAGTTTTTTGTGGGGCTTTACGCCGAGGATGGGCGAAAAAATTCAACTATTCCTCCGCTGGTAGCACGCTTAATTGGAATTGATGCTTTTTCTCAGGCGCTAACTAATCCTTTACTATCACCCAATATCTTCAATAAAGAAACTTTTTCTCCTGTGGGTTGGGAAATTATTCAGCATACCAACACAGTCTCGGATTTAGTTAATCGCAACGTTCCTGCAACAGACAAAAAGTACAAAGTTACTTTTGACCTTTAAGGAATTGTAATATCCTAATATCGATGCAGTAGACTTGATAACAACATGAGTGTAGTGCCGTAGCATCAGAGTAAAAGAGCGATCGCTACTTTACCTCTATAAAAGATATTATGTCGTTCAAGTCATCTCCCACATATTTATAATCACCAGCACTATACTCACGGCATTTACCACCAGTTTCATGTTGGCATACACGTACCACTGTATCTGGTGGCACGCGTAATGAGCTAATAGTGTCATTACCAACAATACTTAAATCACCTTCGTTAGCTTTATATACTCCTGGACTTGTAGGAAAAGATTGGGAAGCCCCAGTAAAGTTGGCGTCTTTGTAGACCTTAACCTGTTGTGGTGGCTTGTAAGAGAGCTTGTAGATGGTGCCACTATAGTCATCCGAAATTAACAAATTGCCTTGCTGGTCGACTACCATATCCACAGGTCGCCCCCAGACTTCTTGCGTTGCTGTAAGTAGCCAGCCGCTTACTAAATCTATCTGGTCTTCTAAAGTCTTTGTTGTACTATCCCAAGGAAAGTAAGCTATTTTGTAGCCCGTTTTCTGCTTCCGATTCCATGAACCGTGCAGCGCCACTACTGCCCCAGTTGAGTAGAGGCTGGGAAACTCTGTATTTTGTAAGAATGTTAGCCCCAAGGGAGCCGAATGTGCTTGGATGCCCTTGCTAATCCTGTCCATCTGATTGCAATTAACGTGTCCATCAGCATTGAACTGATAGTCGCGGTCAAACGGCATATTGTTGAAGCCATTGGACGTATCAGGATTGGGGTTGCAGAATGGCCAACCATAATTGCCGCCATCTTTGACTTGCGTGAACTCCTCTGGAGGATGGTTGTCCACGTAGGACTCAATAACCTTACCGTAGTTGCCAGTACTATCGTTGAAGGGATAAGCGATGTTGTCTCGATTATTAACGACTACCCAGAGGTCATTTGTATTAGGTAAGAATGCTAACCCTTCGGCATTACGTAAGCCTTGAGCAAAAAGTTTTTGATTGCTTCCATCAGCGTTGTACTGGCATCAGTGAGAGGTTAGAGTGATTGCACTTTTGTCAAGAGGGTGCGGGAAAAGGCGATAAATCCAGCTTGGAGACTGGTTTTCGCAGGGCTTTAACTACTCCTAAATCTTGATTTTCTTTGGCAGCGAAGTACTTAATTGGGTCATCCGCCTTACCTTTATCATAGGCGACACTAAAATGATATAAACCACGAAAAATCATCTCTAAAGAAATGCGGTCAAATGGCAAAGATAATTCGTCTGCAACCGCATCTCCCAAGTCAACCAATACTGCATAAAAGAGCCAAGTTGCCCACACTTGTAACTTCACACCATTAATAGAACCAGTCCATAAATATGACAGTCCCAATAAACGCTTGACCACGTAAAAAGCTTCTTCAACTCTCCATCTTCGGCGATATAAATCTGCGACAACGTAAGGAGGTAAGATTTGTGGGTCGAGGACAGAAGTAATATAAGAATAGCTAGTTTTACCAACCTTAATTTCTATTAAACGTAAAGTAAGCACTGGTGCACCACGACGAACAGTTCCAAGTTGAATCAATCGGTCTTTAACTGAATGGTCATAGCTGAAAATTTTTAAGTACTTAATAGATGCTTTGGCTTTTAAACGAGTAATAAAATGAACTTCTTGGTTAATGAGTTGTTGTAAAAAGTGGAAATGATAAAAACCTCTATCAAGTAAGATCAGAGTTTTAGCAGGTAGTAGTTTCAGCAATGGAGCTTCAAAGTTAGTTTCTGATGCAGCAGGATTAGTGTGAAACCAAACTTCAATAGGTAAGCGATTGACTAAATCAATAACTGTACAAATCTTTCCTGCTAATTGACCTGTTTTCAAGTCTTCTAGGCTTTTTAGCTTTCGGAATAAGGCTTCTAATGTAGACCCGTCAGCTATCCAAATTCGTTCAAAATTAAGAAGTGCAAATTTAACACTATCAGGAAGTGGTCGCTTCAGCCGTCGTTGCCAATTAAGTTGTAACTGAGGTAGTAAATCTTTAAATACTCGCTCAAATAATTCAGATGGGAATACTAAAAATCTTTCAGAAAGAGATTGTTGAGCAATTATTCTAGAACGACACCACAATAAATCTTCTCTTGCTAAAAGCCTTGTTAATTCTTGAACTCCAGGAACTTGTCGCCACAATAAAGTTAATACTGCTGCTACCATGAAGGATAGGTTGATAATTCTATCTCGTAAACCTAACTGCTTATAGTATTTTTGTTGAGCAAAGATAGCTGGAGTTAGTAACTCTTCTAAATGCGACGCAATCGCTTCATTATCTATGGTAGGAGTATTATGCTTTTGCGCGTGGTCGGAGTTTCGTTTTGCAGCTTTGGGCATAGTAGTCAACAAGCACTTTTCATTACCGCATTTGATTACTGAATTTACAATAATAATGAAACTCACTTTTGAAAAATTTATTCTCTCGTTACAATACTTTTTTGCCTCACATTTTAGCCGTTAAAAACTTATAGATAATGATAATCAAATAGAGAGGAAGGAGGCGAGTGTCGCTCGCCTCCTTCCCCTCCCCCACGCACGATTATCATTTTCATTAAAGTTTTTTTGAGTATTTTAACTGATTGACAAAATTTACTTTATTCTAACCTCTCACCGATGTTGTACTGGTAAATCGCACCCCGCACTGGATTACTTTTAGTATCTGCGAGGCAGGCATTGCACGTTGAAGCGATCGACACGTATAGTTTGTGATTGGAATCGAGTGCAATATTTTTCAGTTCGTGACCATAAGAACCTTTGAGTTCTGATGTGCTACTGTCTGGTAACCCAGCTACAACAATTTCACGATTCGTTATGTCTCCAGACTTGTAAGTGAAGCGGTTAATTTGATGAGTCTCAGAGATATAAACATATGTAGTCCCATTAATCTTGTGAAACACAATATCATGTGGTTTGCGTAGACCCGTCACGAAGTCAGAAATAATTGGGTCATTACTGCCATTCGGTTGCACAATTAGCACTTTACCCGTACTGGGCTGTGAGACTAGAAGATCCCCATTAGGGGCAACTGCCATAAAGCGGGCTTTGTTGATGCGAGCATAAACCGAGATGGAGAAGTTGGGCGGCACTTTCAAGTAACGGTTAATATTGAAAGGTGCAGAATCCATTGTACTTGGAACCTGAATCTTAGTTTCAACAGACGCCGCTGGTGGGTTGGCGAGTACTGCGGTAGGAAGAACCTCAAAGCACATCACATTAGTAAACAAGGTAACCAAACTAACTAGCCGTGTGGGTGTTATACCTCTGAGCCACTGCGTTGGATATAGACCAAACAAAACTAACATTTTGAACTTCCTTATAGTGTCGTAGTAATGTACAAATCATTCTTCAGGGAGTTGGAAAAAACTTACTCAGTGATACTAATTTTTGAGAGTATTTTGTTGGGTATAGTTGTCTATTTCTATTTTTCCTAACTCATCAAAAGATGGAGAAAATGAGAGTTACTAAGCAAGGCTTTTGAAAATAACATCTATATTCATCTGGAAATTGGCAGCAGTGATTACCCCTGTTAGTAAGCTCAAGCAGAGAAAAACTCAGCCCATCAACTGGCGCTGAAATACTAGAATGTGATGTCATCAGATGTTTAAATTTTCGGAGGAATAAACGCTTCAAATCATGTTTTTGTTCTCATAGACTTTTTCTAATGAAACTTATAATTAATCAATGAGTTTGAGAAAACCATGATGCAAAGTATTAAGTTATGTTCTCATGTTGGGGCTGACGGCATTTTGTATCTTGATATCCCCGTAGGCATAACGGACAAAAAATAGAAGTGACTGTAAAGTATCAGCAACTAAAAGCGTGAACATCAGTAAAAACACTAGAATAATTCAACTGTGTCGAGCAGGAGTTACCTTTTATGGAGAGCGATTTCAAAAGGTTTAGCAAATGAGCAATAGTCTTAGCAAAGACTCCTCTCAATCGCAGATATCCCCTAGTAAATCAAAATAGGGTTCAAAACTTCATCTAAACCAGGGTGCATCCTTTAATCGGAATTCAACTTGCTTCTTGGTTATCTACACCAAAAGTGATGTCTACGATGATCACTGACTTGTACTGAGCGCAGCCGAAGTAGCTTGTCGTACTAAGCTACACGCAAACATCTTGCACCAGTTGCTTTATTACGATTCTTGTAGAGTGGGCAATGCTGGCTGTGCGCTCAAACCCTTATTTGACGTTGTAGGCATTCATTGCCCATCTTGGCAGCCTAGAATATAGTAACTTTATACTACGGCAAATGGATAGATTTACTGTAGAATGCTTTTTAGCACGACCATTTTTTTTGGTATTGTTGCGGCCAAGTGCAAGCAACATACATATCAAAGTGAAGCGGGCTTTGCGAACACCGCCCTATGGATCAAACTCTGGAGAATTCACATGAGCAACAAGCACATTGAAGTCAAACCGGTAGCCGGTTTCATCGGTGCTGAAATCAGTGGCGTGGATCTTTCACGTCCTCTGCACGATGATGCAGTCAAAGAAATTCGTCAAGCATTATTGAAGTGGAAAGTCGTGTTCTTTCGCGGGCAGAACATCGATCATGCTGCCCAAGTTGCGTTCACGGCTCGTTTCGGCGAAGTCACCTACGCGCATCCGCACGAGGATGAACCGATTGAAGGCTTCTCAGAAATTCTGCCAATTGACCGTAGCCGCTACGAGCGGCGCAACGGTCTGCGTCGCTCCAGCTATGAGAGCCGCTGGCACACTGATGTCACAGCAGTTGTTAACCCGCCTGCGGCGTCAATTTTGCGTGCGGTTAATGTCCCTAGCATTGGTGGTGACACACAGTGGACTAATCTGGTCGCAGCTTACGAGGGTCTGTCAGCACCTCTGCGGGCGCTAGCAGACGGATTGAAAGCCGAACATCGCTTTAATGCGCGTTTGCGGCTGCCCAGCAATAGCAAGCTTGTCCAGCGCATTGCAGCCAATCCTCTAGTCTCGATTCACCCAGTGGTGCGCGTTCATCCTGAGACAGGCGAACGTGCATTGTACGTGAATCCTGGCTTCACCTCGCATATTCTTGACGTGTCACCACAAGAGAGCGATCTGCTGCTTGAGTTGTTCTTCAACCAGATCACCAAGCCTGCCTACACCACCCGTTTCCGCTGGAACAATGGTGATATTGCGTTCTGGGACAACCGGGCTACCGCACATTTGGCCCCTCAGGATATAGATCATATAGAAGTCGAACGAGTACTCTATCGCACCACTATTACGGGTGATGTTCCAGTCGGAGTCGATGGTTTCCGCTCGCAAGCAGTTGAAGGTGAGCCATTCGGCACTGAAGTACCAAAGGTCTTGAAGAAAAAAGCCGAGAAGTTGGAAGCAGAACCAGTGCTTTCATAAGCTATAAAGTAGTAGTTAGGGCTGCGGACATATTCCGCAGCCCTGTTTACCTAA
This region of Nostoc sp. UHCC 0302 genomic DNA includes:
- a CDS encoding ABC transporter ATP-binding protein, whose translation is MSDLRVWFEDYTRALFRSLPLLWTAAPKEMVFLVAVTLLQGFLPAISVWITKLVVDTVTTALTSGRELSYSMLWPLVAGWVGALLLETLLYPWVFALQGNLNDKLTAHISLLLMGKADTFPDLSRFEDSQFYDELQLLQEQVSYKPLNLLENLVELGRSFVTLIVIVGLLIPLAFWIPLVIAIATIPQIVVSSQYGKAIWLTLFENSPQARRMEYYTSVMLTDTYAKEMRLFQLGSFFTGRYLQAFQSLHQSMRHLRGKQAFWSSSLAILSTLGNGFSFYWVVQKAFSGNFSPGSVLLFVQSLTYFQNNLERFIANWLDLFENILYMQQFFNFLDSPIPMPLSIPGEKVPTPIRSSITFEKVDFCYPDGRLALKDISFTLYPRQTVAIVGENGAGKTTLVKLLTRLYDPTTGSILVDGIDLRNLNLEQWRQQIAGVFQDFGHYALTLGENIALGNLAALERPDILRYAIEKADIAKLVDHFPTKEDTPLGKQFGGTELSAGQWQKLALARAFVRQEAQLLLLDEPTAALDPRSESDLYLRFIELTEGKTTILITHRLASVRMADRILVLKAGHLIEDGTHQELLQHGGEYTTLWNMQAQQYGISAQH
- a CDS encoding peroxidase family protein, with protein sequence MAVKRDTSKDGLGNKLQIYLLTNFKGIWKFLQSNKYIARKVNKALLNSLIYKIPTRPNPYSMMILDEHIPDTKIPKKTDTYTSWESLNDRTYTGRHLPPDPKLNAEGNLPNIEELAILFRKKDGKTIYSTKSTMLFPYWVQWFTDSFLRLNHYNKLKNTSNHEINLCNVYGLTRKQTYLLRSFQGGKLKTQKLKRKDGVEEEYPLFYYADPAQNQVSPEFEGLYEPLNDEKRQSVDKKQYMFAMGVERANVQIGYVMLNTLCLREHNRLCDELAKNYPDWDDERLFQTARNILMAIILKIIMEEYINHITPYHFKLFADPEAFTKESWHRPNWMAIEFDFVYRWHSAIPETFNYDGKPTHIAASLWNNKMFIDQGLGALMEETCSQPGTKIGLFNTPDILVELTELPSIRLGRQLQLASYNDYRQICGFPRVTRFEQITGDEFAQKKLKELYGHVDNIEFFVGLYAEDGRKNSTIPPLVARLIGIDAFSQALTNPLLSPNIFNKETFSPVGWEIIQHTNTVSDLVNRNVPATDKKYKVTFDL
- a CDS encoding TauD/TfdA family dioxygenase; the protein is MSNKHIEVKPVAGFIGAEISGVDLSRPLHDDAVKEIRQALLKWKVVFFRGQNIDHAAQVAFTARFGEVTYAHPHEDEPIEGFSEILPIDRSRYERRNGLRRSSYESRWHTDVTAVVNPPAASILRAVNVPSIGGDTQWTNLVAAYEGLSAPLRALADGLKAEHRFNARLRLPSNSKLVQRIAANPLVSIHPVVRVHPETGERALYVNPGFTSHILDVSPQESDLLLELFFNQITKPAYTTRFRWNNGDIAFWDNRATAHLAPQDIDHIEVERVLYRTTITGDVPVGVDGFRSQAVEGEPFGTEVPKVLKKKAEKLEAEPVLS